Part of the Aphis gossypii isolate Hap1 unplaced genomic scaffold, ASM2018417v2 Contig00435, whole genome shotgun sequence genome is shown below.
AAACTCGATGCTTCACATTTTATGACCGCTCCAGGATTTGCATTCGATTGTATGTTAAAACATACTAATGTTAAATTAGAACGGCTTAAGCAgtatgatattcaattttttctggAGAACGGATAACGTGGTGGAATTTGTCATTCAGTTAAAAGACATGTAAAAGCTAACATtactaatattcaaaatattaattatgattcaaACAAACCTGTAACGTGGTTAGCTTACTTGGACTGTGTAAATCTATGTGGAAAATCAATGCTATCTGCTTtacctcataaaaattttgaatggtTTAACGATTTGACAATAGATATAACACAAATTGAAGATGATGCTGaatatggttatattttagaagtagATGTTATTTATCCAAAACAATTACATGACAATTATAATGATTCCCCATTTTTACCTGAGAATAAATGTCCTCCcaattcaaaagtaaaaaaactattaacaacattagaatcgaaatttaattatgtagttcactatagaaatttgaaacaGGCCATCGTTAATGgattaaaagtgaaaaaagttCATAGGATTCTGCGTTTTTCACAATCTCGTTGGATGGCaccatatataaatttatgtacaaatatgaGGGTTAAGTCAAGGAATGAGTTTGAGCGACAATTCTGGAAACTGTTAGTGAATAGTGTCTATGGAAAATGTATGGAAAATGTAAGAACACGTATGTCAATGTTTCTAGTATCTAACGAAAAAAAAGCACATCGATTAATGTcgaaaacaacatttaaagatcgaactatatacacaaaaaaattaatggccATTCATATgaataaggaaaaaattaaatttgataagccTATTTATGTAGGATTTGCAATATTGGATATTTCAAAGTcaataatgtatgattttcattataatgtaatgaaaaatatgtatagaaataaaattaacattgtgtATTCAGATACTGATTCGTTAGTTTACGAAATAAGAACTTCTAACTTTTTCGatgacataaaacaaaaattattttcttactttGATACTTCAAATTATCCGAAAAATCACTATTGTTCTAGTGTTCGTAGAAAAAATCAACCAGGTTATTTTAAAGACGAATTAAAATCTGAAatcttattagaatttattactttacgtCCTAAACTCTAtgcatataaaacaaataaagatgAAGTAAAAAGAGCTAagggtgttaaaaaatatgttattaataatcacaTGAAGtttgacaaatatttaaatatattaaatgcatatatcaataattcagCTAGTCAACAATTATGTAAATCGGTATCCCGTCAATTGATCGAAAACAATTGATCGCATAACAATTGCTCGAAAACTATTGATCGAAAAACAAATTGCTCGCAACGAAAATTGATCGAAAAGAATAATTGCTcgcaaaactaaaaattatattattattataatattattgatacctacctaccttattattatttttttttaaagtccaTATAAAAttgctaaataatataaaaaaaatggtcgTATAAAATTGCTAaacagtaaatagtaaatcaaTCTCTAAGGGGCCCGGCAGAGAATAAGTTTAGGAAATGCTGTCAAAGAGCTTTTAATAATAGACCGGCTCACTTCATATTTCCGTCGAGTCatatcgataataattttatatagtacatCGACGTAGTGCACTTTGTACTTagatataaagataatattggaTTCAACCAcgatagtaattttatatcgTACGTTGACGTGGTGTATGGCAAATCCGagattattatcatttcagTGTTCCTATCATTATAGTGTACCTACTTCAAATACATTTGACACGTTTTAAGTTTAGCCATCATGAGTTAGTGTATGtaaatagtgaaaaaaataaaaaaatgttacagtATAAAGGATTTTTACATACAcaagaaaaaatttataatgaaaaagtgTATTGGAAATGCTccgaaagtaaaaaaataaaatgcaaaggTCGAGTTCATGTTGTGAACGAAAATATCGTGAAGTTCATCGAACATAATAATCATGTACCAAATGCAGCAAAAATTGAAGTTAAGAAGGCTGTATCACATTTAAAGGAGATTTCTTCCCAAACTACGCTTAGTACTCATGCTGTTATTGGAGAAATTTCATCtcaggtattataaaatattatattttactatagctaggtacctaatataaatatacattaaacctataacaataatttttaaattaattaaaattattttttatataattagttaccAAGTGCTCTTGCTGCAGATATGCCAAGTGTTCAAACGTTAAAAAGAACAATTCAACGTCTTCGGCAAAGAGAAGAAGCTTCTCCTCCTAAcccaaataattttgattttattattcctGAGGAGTATCGAAATACAAGTGACGGtgagttatttttacattatgacAGTGGCACAAACCTACCgcgtattttgattttcactacacaaaaaaatttggattttatGGAGAATTGCGAACATTGGTTCTGTGATGGAACGTTTTCGGTAGCTCCACCgatttttacacaattatacACAATTCATGGTATATGCTATTCAAATGTGATTCCCAGTGTCTTTGTATTACTACCTGATAAAAAGAAGATACCTATCGTCGGATGTTTGATGCATTAAAGTCattaaaaccaaatttaaatccaaaaaCTATAATGATTGATTATGAAAAAGCTTCTATTAATGCAATTAAAACAGAATTTCCTAGTACTAAAGTAAATGggtgtttttttcatttgtccCAGTGTATATGGCGTCATGTTCAGGAATTTggcttacaaaaaaaatacagtgaaGACCCTGAATTTGCATTGCAAATAAGAATGTTACCAGCTTTAGCATTTGTACCAAAGGATGATATAATAAGttcatataatgttttaattgaaagtaatttttatacagaaaATGAAGAAATATTAGAGCAATTTTTAgactattttgaaaatacctGGATTGGTAAATTAGACAGAAGAAGAAGACGAAAACAaccaaaatttgaaattgaaatgtgGAACTGTTTTTTAAGAATAGAACAAGATATAGCTACAACAAATAATTCCGTTGAAGGTTGGCATAACTGTTTTACGTCAATCATAAGTGGAAAACATCCATCAATATGGCGTTTTATTGAAGCTTTAAAGAAAGAAGAAAGCataaatcgattaaaaattgaacagtATATATCTGGCATAGAAcctcagaaaaaaaaaaatatcaagataGGGCTaagagaattaaaaaaatttgcactgattacaatgatttatttattctagatTATCTACGTGGAATAgcctataattttcaattacaaatttaatttttaattttacgtattatctatccttatttatatatacctaacctatcaattttatatgaccattttttgtaattatttagttattttatatgaccatttttaaatattatttatcaattttatacgaccattttttgtaattatttagttattttatatgaccatttttaaatattatttatcaattttatacgatcattttttgaaattatttagcaatttttaacgaccattatttaaaattatttatttgtttaatacgaccattttttgaaattatttagttattttatatgaccattatttaaaattatttatttgttttatatgaccattttttgaaattatttagttattttatatgaccattatttaaaattatttatttgttttatacgaccattttttgaaattatttagttattttatatgaccattatttaaaattatttatttgttttatacgaccattttttgaaattatttagttattttatatgaccattatttaaaattatttatttgttttatacgaccattttttgaaattatttagttattttatatgaccatttttaaatattatttatcaattttatacgaccattttttgaaattatttagcaatttttaacgaccttttttaaaattatatgatatatattatatacctatattataatatattatatataattatatgattatataatttttatatgaccttttttttatttatcaataataatataatttttaattttgcgaGCAATTATTTCTTTTCGATGAATTGTCGTTTACGAGTAATTGTTTTTCGATCAATAGTTTTCGATCAATTGTCATGCGATCAATTGTTTTCGATCAATTGACATGTATCCGGAATTCTGTAGCTGCTGCTATGTTCACAAATTGGGAACAGCTTTCAACGGCTCAAAGGGAggaaaaaggtaaaatatatttaactaatgtgataaaaaagaataacagttaataaagtgcaaaataattaataatttaaatcaaaataagttCATGCTTACAATATACGTTATagtgttatacatattttataattttaatattctaaaataaaaacctaaataaataaaaattaattaaaatattgtaaattattgattttaataagtattattaataattgatttaattaatgaataaatgttgtctttttatattttgttatactggAATGGGACGGATCCTGGTCCCATAAAATACTCTGCGTAAAAATCTCTGACTTCAATTCCTTGAGATCGTACTCCCGGTCCTCTATTAGGTAAACCATCTATTAAATAGCTTGTATCCATGTCCTCGAAATTATAACCATCTCTTTTGCGGACAAAGTTGTGTAATATACAACAAGCTTTTATGATGTCGTCCGCAAAATCTGGTTCAACCAATATTGGAGTATGTAACACTCTCCACTTATTTGAAAGTACGCCAAATGCACATTCGACCGTCCTTCTTGCTCTCGAAAGCCTGTAATTGAATATACGGCGAGTATTTGTAAGTCCACGACCTGGATATGGTCTCAGTAAGTTTTTGTGTAGTGCAAAAGCTTCGTCAGCAACAAAAACGAAAGGTTGAGGAGAGTCGTCGGTATTTGGTAAGCACTTAGGTTCAGGAATATTAAGCTGATtggcatacaatttttttccaaatggACATTGCTTAAATACACTTGAATCAGATTCTCGTCCAAATGCCCCAACATCAATACaaacaaaacttaaatttgaatccactACAGCCATaagaataatagaaaaatattttttataattgaaaaaatatgttcctGAGTTTTGTGGATTCTTACACCTTATTTGTTTCCCGTCGATACTCCCAAGACAATTAGGAAAGTtcgtacttttataaaattgttttgatatatCAAGCCATTGTTCCGTAGTCGGCGGAGACATTTCTGTCGGTTGTAATACTGTCCAACAAATTTGACAAGTATCTTTGACAATTTGTGCTACTGTACTCTTcccaatattaaatcaaattgcaTCGCTTTAAAACAAGTTCCAGTTGACAGATatctaacaataaattttaaagtttattaatatgacgatcgaattaaatttttaattttagcaaaggattttaaagaaaaaaaaaaatggagacACTACGcgacaattatataaaatatataaaccaggagaaaaaatataaaagtggtTCTGGTGCtacaaaaaggaaaaaataccACTTCGCTGATATGTTATCGTTTTTGAAACCAAATTTAGAGAGAAGAAGGTAAATAtaacatagttataatattatgtaaagtcagatttaaaaattgattatttagaactgtacaaaaaaaaatgtatctgagatttaaattttaaattttgatgaatgtattcatttttaaataatgtgtttaaaatttaaaacaaggtTTCACATAAGTAGTTCATTCTGTTGCGAAAAAATCCAaagaatatacaaatataataatataaaatactgtaaaCTGTCTCCGTtcaaaatcgttaaaaattaagttaaaacgttaagttaattaactcgttacttttttatgaaattaacttttaacttaataagttactatttttaaagattaacgTGTTAACTTCgatttagttttattcaaaaatatttaaattaagtaattttagtcCAAAGAATAATGCaaatttttgaatagttttttaGAAAAGTAGGTTTTTTGATTGCTAGTTAATACTCTgatgtatcattttaaaattcccCAGTAATTTTCTTGTGCataaagaaaaactatttaataaacattaatatgtgtctggaattttttatttttaaaattagaacattttaactttaaattaagttaagttacttttttagattctgaacgaagtgatgaatgtattgattttacaatgatgtgtgttttttttttgtgtgtctgtgtacagcataactagtcgaaacaATGCtgcaatttcaaactttgggggtagtttccgatgtaaaagtgaatatccttggtgcattatacaggtcaaaagttaacattttccaacagttttcaaaaaaatcgagaaaaacaaaaaaaaaaaaatgacggaaaaacgggaatttttacgcaaaatctgttttcgaccaaatcgatttttttatatggttgtaattcaaaaactaatctctgtaaatacttgaaattttcaccaaatttttatgtcagtgttatctatatacggttaaattttcaaaaagttttgacttttttttgagttatttatagatcatagaaattttcgatttttatgagaatttttttttttgaagtgtcgataaaatttttttggccctatcaaaatacttgaaaacttaatacaaagtaacttaacttaacgagttaaaaaaatattgttaactttCCAaactttatagataataataatataaattttatttttcgcatcagctattgttataataattatattaattataattttttgttttaccatactttttatttttataatcacctaactaaatatttaacatttttatttatttgaatagtaCATCGGGAAATTTTACAAATGACACACAAGTTGATCAACAGGTTTCGGATACAGATGACCAAGTTGATGATCATAATGCATTATTGGACACATCACAACAACTAGATATGTCCACCACAAGCGCACAAAATACCCTTCCGAGtacttcgaaaaaaaataaaaaaaatacgaaaatgaCTGATTTTCAAAGCAAACTTTTGAACCACCTTGAAAAACAAGAAACTACCGACGcagatgaacattttttaaaatctttacttCCCGAAGTAAAGAAATTGAgtgaaagtaaaaaattggACTTTAAAGTGTATGTGctgaaattttttcaaaatgaatcTCGtccacaaaat
Proteins encoded:
- the LOC126554158 gene encoding uncharacterized protein LOC126554158 translates to METLRDNYIKYINQEKKYKSGSGATKRKKYHFADMLSFLKPNLERRSTSGNFTNDTQVDQQVSDTDDQVDDHNALLDTSQQLDMSTTSAQNTLPSTSKKNKKNTKMTDFQSKLLNHLEKQETTDADEHFLKSLLPEVKKLSESKKLDFKVYVLKFFQNESRPQNYNYSYPTAVFQQQNNTPYFHPGLNSLNSSSPMLYQQASQSQSSIDTLHHITYSESVPTINIPNCNHLLKTYHFINQSHNCLLHIISMIVINTFKIYQ